The Vitis riparia cultivar Riparia Gloire de Montpellier isolate 1030 chromosome 3, EGFV_Vit.rip_1.0, whole genome shotgun sequence genome includes a region encoding these proteins:
- the LOC117908993 gene encoding U-box domain-containing protein 26, with product MPGSLEPLDVGVQIPYHFRCPISLELMCDPVTVSTGQTYDRASIEYWVGTGNTTCPVTRSSLTDFTLIPNHTLRRLIQDWCVANRSFGVERIPTPKQPADPASVRSLQTQVSSQSNPSHTRLSAVKRLRGLARDSDKNRSIIGSHNVQEVLLPVVFSDSECDSAELKHESLALLVMFPLSESECAFVASQPDRVAHLVSLLFHASIEVRVNSAALIEIVVAGTRSLDLRAQISNVDEIFEGITGILNYPLAYPRALKVGIKALFALCLAKQSRHKAVAAGAVTALIDRLADFEKCDVERALATVELLCRVPAGCAAFAAHALTVPLLVRKILKVSDRATEYAAGALLSLCSAAEQSQREAVSAGVVTQLLLLVQSDCTERAKRKAQLLLKLLRDSWPEDSVANSDDFGCSDVVPF from the coding sequence atgcctGGGAGTTTAGAGCCGTTGGATGTGGGCGTTCAGATCCCATACCACTTCAGGTGTCCGATCTCGCTCGAGCTCATGTGTGACCCTGTCACCGTTAGCACCGGTCAGACCTACGACCGAGCCAGCATCGAGTATTGGGTCGGCACCGGCAACACCACCTGCCCCGTCACGCGCTCTTCTCTTACCGACTTCACCCTCATCCCCAACCACACCCTTCGCCGTCTCATCCAGGACTGGTGCGTTGCCAACCGGTCCTTTGGAGTCGAGCGTATTCCCACTCCCAAACAGCCTGCCGACCCAGCCTCGGTTCGGTCCCTGCAGACTCAGGTCTCTTCCCAGTCCAATCCTTCCCACACCAGGCTTTCGGCGGTGAAGCGACTCAGAGGACTCGCTCGTGACTCGGACAAAAACCGCTCTATCATTGGTTCGCATAATGTTCAGGAGGTTCTTCTCCCCGTTGTTTTTTCGGATTCGGAGTGTGACTCGGCTGAGTTGAAGCATGAGTCACTCGCGCTTTTGGTGATGTTTCCTCTCTCTGAGTCGGAGTGCGCGTTCGTAGCGTCCCAGCCGGACCGAGTCGCGCATCTCGTGTCGCTCCTATTTCACGCATCGATCGAGGTTCGGGTCAACTCGGCCGCACTCATCGAGATCGTGGTCGCCGGAACCAGATCACTGGATCTCAGAGCTCAAATCAGCAATGTGGATGAAATCTTCGAAGGAATAACCGGAATTCTCAACTATCCATTGGCCTATCCTCGCGCGCTCAAAGTTGGAATCAAAGCCTTATTCGCCCTATGCCTGGCCAAGCAAAGCCGCCACAAGGCGGTCGCTGCCGGTGCTGTGACTGCTCTCATCGACCGATTGGCCGATTTTGAGAAGTGCGACGTGGAGCGAGCCCTGGCAACAGTGGAGCTGCTCTGCCGCGTTCCGGCGGGTTGCGCCGCCTTCGCAGCACACGCGCTCACCGTGCCCCTCCTCGtgagaaaaattctaaaagtCTCCGACCGCGCAACGGAGTACGCTGCCGGAGCGCTGCTGTCTCTGTGCTCGGCGGCGGAGCAGAGCCAGAGAGAGGCGGTCTCCGCGGGGGTAGTGACTCAGCTTTTGCTGCTGGTACAAAGTGACTGTACGGAAAGAGCAAAGCGCAAAGCACAACTTTTGTTGAAGCTTCTTCGGGATTCGTGGCCAGAAGATTCGGTAGCCAATTCTGACGATTTTGGTTGCAGTGATGTTGTTCCATTTTGA